Proteins from a single region of Amycolatopsis sp. CA-230715:
- a CDS encoding cytochrome P450, giving the protein MRPATLPPRFDPREPEVVENPYPTYARLRAAGPLCRSGAGSWAVTRHADVLRLQRDPRLGSQFPEHYHRLSAGDGAASAFFQRIMLYRDPPEHLRLRKLMGKAFSPAMVRRMRADIEAITDELLAPALDRGSLDVVSDLAYPLPVRVICRLMGIPEDSTDEVRRFAIDLGRAFAAIVPDEARAAADTAVGWLRERIGALLAERRRQPRDDLISQLLAVEDAGESLTHEEIVDNTVFSFFAGFETTVHLITTGWAALLDHPGERARLLEQPGLAAMAVEEFLRYDAPIQGTARYLNAPVEIEGRKLRAGRVLILLLGSANHDEAVFRDPAALDIGRTPNPHVTFGGGAHLCLGAFLARMEGTIVFERLASRVREFTAAGEARRQANTPFRAYATVPVALSPR; this is encoded by the coding sequence ATGCGTCCCGCAACGCTCCCTCCCCGGTTCGACCCCCGCGAGCCCGAGGTCGTCGAAAACCCGTATCCGACCTACGCACGGCTGCGCGCGGCAGGACCGCTGTGCCGGTCCGGCGCGGGAAGCTGGGCGGTCACCCGGCACGCCGACGTGCTCCGCCTCCAGCGGGATCCGCGCCTCGGCAGCCAGTTCCCCGAGCACTACCACCGGCTTTCCGCTGGCGACGGGGCGGCGAGCGCGTTCTTCCAGCGGATCATGCTCTACCGCGACCCGCCGGAGCACCTGCGCCTGCGCAAGCTGATGGGCAAGGCGTTCAGCCCGGCGATGGTGCGCCGCATGCGCGCGGACATCGAGGCGATTACCGACGAACTGCTGGCACCAGCGCTCGACCGGGGCAGCCTCGACGTGGTGTCCGATCTCGCCTATCCCCTGCCGGTACGGGTCATCTGCCGGTTGATGGGCATCCCGGAGGATTCGACCGACGAGGTCCGGCGGTTCGCGATCGATCTCGGCCGCGCCTTCGCCGCCATCGTGCCGGACGAAGCGCGCGCCGCGGCCGACACGGCGGTCGGCTGGCTGCGCGAGCGCATCGGCGCGCTGCTCGCCGAACGCAGACGGCAGCCCCGCGACGATCTGATCTCCCAGTTGCTCGCGGTCGAAGACGCCGGTGAATCACTGACCCACGAGGAAATCGTGGACAACACGGTGTTCTCGTTCTTCGCCGGGTTCGAGACCACCGTGCACCTGATCACCACCGGCTGGGCCGCGTTGCTCGACCACCCCGGAGAACGTGCTCGCCTGCTCGAACAACCCGGCCTCGCCGCCATGGCCGTCGAAGAGTTCCTCCGCTACGACGCGCCGATCCAGGGCACCGCCAGGTACCTCAACGCCCCGGTGGAGATCGAGGGCAGGAAGCTGCGCGCGGGGCGCGTCCTGATCCTGCTGCTCGGTTCGGCCAACCACGACGAGGCCGTGTTCCGCGATCCCGCCGCGCTCGACATCGGCCGCACGCCGAACCCGCACGTGACCTTCGGCGGTGGCGCGCACCTGTGCCTCGGCGCGTTCCTGGCGCGGATGGAAGGCACGATCGTGTTCGAGCGACTGGCTTCTCGTGTCCGCGAGTTCACCGCGGCCGGCGAAGCGCGCAGGCAGGCCAACACCCCGTTCCGCGCCTACGCGACGGTTCCCGTGGCACTCAGCCCGCGTTGA